The proteins below are encoded in one region of Clostridium fermenticellae:
- a CDS encoding cell wall-binding repeat-containing protein — protein MEKDNMKNMGTAVFMSLLLSAALPGMPVKAQAGQVTRVGEADRYETAAKVATTNWTSSENVVLVCGNGYADAVSASVLAKQLGAPILLTESEKLNDSTNDAITSLKPKNIYIVGGNASVSKQVRSELKGYSYNLIELYGKDRYATNVAVANELVKLGVKSDNVILVSGEGFSDALSVAPVAAAKGEILLLGSNDEASMKPVFDFVKTNNSKVTVVGTDYAINNSIYDKLGAVSRVDGGSDRFETNLNVLNEFDNDLNFDKLYVANASNDGYADALVASSLAGKFNSPLVLVDNDTSDATSKAIKYIQNEFTSKTDLNVIGGAQVVTDNMVSRINSAVANHEEPETPTVNSVTTNGLNQIRILFNTKVDENTAESIDNYQIDGSTISSGTAEAELQDDGKTVVITFANPYSQGKDLNFTVKNSVILDKNLNNTIPKFEGKVTFLSTSAPTLKSVTPKGGNKLVVEFSEPIYLTEDNLRSMKINRQSVINYGLDTSDTEFHNTCGSSHWTDKVELYFDSPLPSGTSTFTIPNGTLNKSYYSAAGFTTISSSMNFTVNYEYGTPKVTNVTADSSGDVYITYDRTMDQETALEDSNYKINGTTLSLSSDDISFESGSNDTIVKLDGVEYLLKDDDNEKNKIVIDNDIKDTYGNRIKETELEFTRGDSSVKPRISSVSKLNDNTIRIKFNKEVANSSATNRSNYTLIDDSTNNDVSYKISTINEVYGSGNDSNKTYDIKIDSSDSLKSSTYTLIIKNIMDKNSTPNVMDTYKTKISGKGEDGPTVSSVVKTVDTDNELVVFFDRTMDESSITNSDNYRYLNGNNETQKLPTSTTLTAGVDNKSVTIDFPSGYIIGGGNTGNYVTKLSVTDIKDADGNVMTSPFADVISQSTSNGPKIISNSSKMTFDGNDIKVKVSLTAPLDVVSPDDFTVDGEKPDRASVDGDDVILTFYGSYDDDDDNKVYNIKESGATTTVYAHSGKSADVAGRTLRSSSDTVLVPPFTEPQYCTANSNKSTGNNSTVRVEFNQNIDDDIRSSYIDDFSFEDETTKQQITPVSVDVDGDNVVYKFNNGTISVGDKIVIKANSSSSSINIRGEEHNSSYAVYSPSSKDLDGITITAK, from the coding sequence ATGGAAAAAGATAATATGAAGAATATGGGAACAGCAGTATTTATGTCCTTGCTTTTATCAGCAGCATTACCAGGAATGCCGGTTAAAGCACAGGCTGGTCAGGTTACTAGAGTTGGTGAAGCTGATAGGTATGAAACTGCAGCTAAAGTTGCTACTACTAATTGGACAAGTTCAGAAAATGTGGTATTAGTTTGTGGTAATGGTTATGCAGATGCAGTCAGTGCATCTGTGCTTGCAAAACAATTAGGAGCTCCAATACTTTTAACTGAAAGTGAAAAATTAAATGATAGTACAAATGATGCAATCACTTCCTTAAAACCTAAAAATATATATATTGTAGGAGGAAATGCATCTGTATCTAAACAGGTTAGAAGTGAACTTAAAGGTTATTCTTATAATTTAATTGAACTATATGGTAAAGATAGATATGCAACTAACGTAGCGGTCGCAAATGAACTTGTTAAGCTGGGTGTAAAATCGGATAATGTGATTTTAGTAAGTGGTGAGGGATTTTCTGATGCTCTTTCAGTAGCACCTGTTGCGGCTGCTAAAGGAGAAATTCTTTTGCTTGGAAGTAATGATGAAGCATCAATGAAACCGGTGTTTGATTTTGTGAAAACGAATAATTCAAAGGTGACTGTTGTTGGAACAGACTATGCAATAAATAACAGTATATATGATAAACTAGGAGCAGTAAGTAGAGTTGATGGTGGTTCAGATAGATTTGAAACAAATCTTAATGTATTGAATGAATTCGACAATGATTTAAACTTTGATAAGTTATATGTAGCTAATGCAAGTAATGATGGTTATGCAGATGCATTAGTTGCATCATCACTTGCTGGTAAGTTTAATTCACCTCTTGTATTGGTTGATAATGATACTTCTGATGCTACTAGTAAAGCTATTAAATATATTCAAAATGAATTCACTAGTAAGACTGATTTAAATGTAATAGGTGGTGCACAGGTTGTTACAGATAATATGGTCTCAAGAATAAATAGTGCAGTTGCAAATCATGAAGAACCGGAGACACCAACTGTAAACTCAGTGACTACTAATGGATTAAATCAAATTAGAATCCTATTTAATACAAAGGTAGATGAAAATACAGCAGAGAGTATAGATAACTATCAAATTGATGGAAGTACAATATCATCTGGAACTGCAGAAGCTGAACTTCAAGATGATGGTAAAACTGTTGTAATAACTTTTGCAAATCCGTATTCACAGGGTAAAGATTTAAATTTTACAGTCAAAAATTCTGTTATATTAGATAAAAATTTAAATAATACAATACCTAAATTTGAAGGAAAAGTAACATTTTTATCAACTAGTGCACCTACTCTTAAATCTGTAACACCAAAAGGAGGAAACAAGTTGGTAGTTGAATTTTCCGAGCCTATATATCTTACAGAAGATAATCTTCGTTCTATGAAGATTAACAGACAAAGTGTTATAAATTATGGGCTGGATACATCAGATACAGAATTTCATAATACATGTGGTAGTTCACATTGGACTGATAAAGTTGAACTGTATTTTGATTCACCCCTTCCGTCTGGTACAAGTACATTCACAATTCCAAATGGAACGCTTAATAAGAGTTATTATAGTGCGGCTGGGTTTACAACTATATCCTCTTCTATGAATTTCACAGTGAACTATGAATATGGTACACCTAAGGTTACAAATGTAACAGCTGATAGTTCAGGTGATGTATATATTACTTATGATAGAACTATGGATCAGGAAACTGCTTTAGAGGATAGTAACTACAAGATAAATGGTACTACTTTAAGTTTGAGTTCAGATGACATAAGTTTTGAAAGCGGCTCAAATGATACTATTGTAAAGCTTGATGGTGTTGAATATCTGTTAAAAGATGATGATAATGAAAAAAATAAGATTGTTATAGATAATGATATAAAAGATACCTATGGAAATAGGATAAAGGAGACTGAACTTGAATTTACACGTGGAGATAGTTCGGTAAAACCTAGAATATCAAGTGTGAGTAAATTGAATGATAACACAATACGTATTAAATTCAATAAGGAGGTTGCAAACAGTTCTGCAACAAATAGGTCAAATTATACACTGATAGATGATTCTACTAATAATGATGTCAGTTATAAGATAAGTACAATAAATGAAGTATATGGTTCCGGAAATGACAGCAACAAGACGTATGATATTAAAATTGACAGCAGCGATTCTCTAAAAAGTTCAACATATACGCTCATTATAAAAAATATTATGGATAAAAATTCTACACCGAATGTAATGGACACATACAAGACTAAGATCTCCGGGAAAGGAGAAGATGGTCCAACTGTTTCTTCAGTTGTAAAAACAGTTGATACGGATAATGAATTAGTAGTATTTTTTGATAGAACGATGGATGAATCATCTATAACAAATAGTGATAATTATAGGTATTTGAATGGGAATAATGAAACACAAAAACTTCCAACAAGTACAACTTTGACAGCTGGAGTTGATAATAAGAGTGTAACTATAGACTTCCCTTCCGGATATATAATTGGAGGCGGAAACACTGGAAATTATGTTACAAAATTAAGTGTAACGGATATTAAAGATGCAGATGGAAATGTCATGACATCACCTTTTGCTGATGTCATAAGTCAAAGTACGTCAAATGGTCCTAAAATAATATCCAACAGTTCAAAAATGACTTTTGACGGGAATGATATAAAAGTAAAAGTATCTCTTACTGCACCACTGGATGTTGTAAGTCCTGATGATTTTACGGTTGATGGTGAGAAGCCTGATAGGGCATCAGTTGATGGTGATGATGTTATTTTAACATTTTATGGGAGCTATGATGATGACGACGATAATAAAGTTTATAATATAAAAGAATCGGGAGCAACTACTACAGTTTATGCTCATAGTGGAAAATCAGCTGATGTGGCAGGAAGAACACTAAGATCAAGTTCAGATACAGTTTTAGTGCCTCCATTTACCGAACCTCAGTATTGCACTGCAAATAGTAATAAATCAACAGGAAATAACTCTACCGTCAGGGTAGAATTCAATCAGAATATAGATGATGATATAAGATCATCCTATATTGATGATTTTAGTTTTGAAGATGAAACAACTAAACAACAAATTACACCAGTTTCAGTTGATGTCGATGGAGATAATGTTGTATATAAATTTAACAATGGTACAATAAGTGTTGGTGATAAAATTGTGATTAAGGCCAATAGTTCGTCATCAAGCATTAATATAAGAGGTGAAGAGCATAATAGCAGTTATGCTGTATATAGTCCATCAAGTAAAGATTTAGATGGTATAACTATAACAGCAAAATAA
- a CDS encoding MBL fold metallo-hydrolase, which yields MFVNISFLGGAYEVGASCILLNIYNKNILLDCGIRQGGSKDPLPDFRTIQDKGGIDAVIISHAHMDHIGSLPIMSKEYPDARIYTNNMTKDLMKVLLYDSLKIMNNREEEIPLYAEKDVVNMLDRIFTINYSTEFSIFENIKLTFYMAGHIAGASCVYITTPDGSLFYSGDFSIFSQKTVEGLKLPKLRPDAAIFETTYGDKLHSNRQVEEDKLIELVKECEINNSKMLIPAFALGRAQEVLLIIKKAINKKYVKNIKIYVDGMIKDINRVYKFNPLYLKNSLGKKILKGIEPFYDDNIIAIENNQMREKVLDSSGGCIIVSSSGMLTGGPSQYYAEKIAPIENAYIVITGYQDEESPGRKLLNLLNPDIEEKNIEINGRSIPVKCKVKNIGLSAHGDKNEIRSIIDLITPNNIFLVHGDPRAIDSFANDIVGEVRSRIYVPKSGETYEVNIRNPRKQWKKYFNSVLHFDERIDELNINRLWNFVLSNYGQKLFTVEELLHIWTGKDKFKDDDIVSLQYTIVNSIYFESDNKRLFLFKARSEDEVSELNKKKELKPNELNDFINEYFGVYKFKKAGLIYDSKKIILSFDFPYVVDEKIYDDINKFTEKTHWSVEVSDKVNINALDILIKKLLLEGDIKKISYKLNDKKALVIMNSVFNTDHNILCKFKNMTGMDIVIQNPGQNSKVQVEFLETSQNINVMEQNQALNYIDETFKKEEFKPYKKSIKNLQGNNYIELSFISPEVGKRYIEKLKCISQKTGWNISLSKSVNQNEIIKLALRFCDTEKIKLKKNPSYNPSEMTIEIKPLNGEDRIENFSSEFECMTGCKLVKDI from the coding sequence ATGTTTGTGAATATATCTTTTTTGGGAGGAGCATATGAAGTTGGTGCTAGCTGTATATTATTAAATATTTATAATAAAAACATACTACTTGATTGTGGCATAAGGCAGGGAGGCTCTAAAGATCCACTCCCTGATTTTAGAACAATTCAGGATAAAGGCGGAATAGATGCTGTGATTATAAGTCATGCGCATATGGATCATATTGGATCACTGCCAATTATGAGTAAAGAATATCCTGATGCTAGAATATATACTAATAATATGACTAAGGATCTTATGAAGGTTTTACTATATGATAGTTTAAAGATAATGAATAATAGAGAAGAAGAAATACCTCTTTATGCTGAGAAGGATGTAGTAAATATGCTTGATAGAATTTTTACAATTAATTATTCTACTGAATTTTCAATATTTGAAAATATAAAATTAACATTTTATATGGCAGGACATATAGCTGGTGCCTCATGTGTTTATATTACCACTCCAGATGGATCCTTATTTTATTCTGGTGATTTTTCTATATTTTCACAGAAGACGGTTGAAGGACTTAAACTTCCAAAGCTTAGGCCAGATGCTGCAATATTTGAAACTACATATGGTGATAAATTACATTCAAACAGGCAAGTTGAAGAAGATAAACTAATAGAACTTGTGAAGGAGTGCGAGATAAATAACTCAAAAATGCTTATACCTGCTTTTGCACTTGGAAGAGCACAGGAAGTACTCCTTATAATTAAAAAAGCCATCAATAAGAAATATGTAAAAAATATAAAAATATATGTGGATGGAATGATAAAAGATATAAATAGAGTCTATAAATTTAATCCCCTGTATTTAAAAAATTCCCTTGGGAAAAAAATACTTAAAGGAATAGAACCATTTTATGATGACAATATAATTGCAATTGAAAATAATCAAATGAGAGAAAAGGTACTGGACAGTAGTGGAGGGTGTATAATAGTTTCAAGTTCAGGAATGTTAACAGGTGGACCAAGTCAATATTATGCGGAAAAAATAGCTCCTATAGAAAATGCGTACATAGTTATAACTGGATATCAGGATGAAGAATCTCCTGGAAGAAAACTCTTAAATCTTCTGAATCCCGATATAGAGGAAAAAAATATTGAAATAAATGGTAGAAGTATTCCTGTTAAATGTAAGGTGAAAAATATAGGATTGTCAGCACATGGAGATAAAAATGAAATCAGGTCTATCATAGATTTGATTACACCTAATAATATATTTTTAGTACATGGCGATCCTAGAGCAATAGACAGTTTCGCAAATGATATAGTGGGAGAAGTCAGGTCAAGAATTTATGTTCCTAAATCAGGAGAAACATATGAGGTAAATATAAGAAATCCACGAAAGCAGTGGAAAAAATACTTTAATTCAGTATTACATTTTGATGAAAGAATAGATGAATTAAATATTAATCGGCTTTGGAATTTTGTATTGAGCAATTATGGGCAAAAACTGTTTACTGTTGAGGAACTTTTGCATATATGGACCGGAAAAGATAAATTTAAAGATGATGATATAGTTAGTTTACAATATACTATAGTTAATTCAATTTATTTTGAAAGTGATAATAAAAGGCTGTTTTTGTTTAAGGCAAGAAGTGAGGATGAGGTATCAGAACTCAATAAAAAAAAGGAACTGAAACCTAATGAATTAAATGATTTTATAAATGAGTATTTTGGCGTTTACAAATTTAAAAAAGCAGGACTTATATATGATTCAAAAAAGATTATATTGAGCTTTGATTTTCCATATGTAGTAGATGAAAAGATATATGATGATATTAATAAATTTACAGAGAAGACTCATTGGAGTGTTGAAGTAAGTGATAAGGTAAATATAAATGCATTGGATATACTTATAAAAAAACTTTTGCTAGAAGGCGATATTAAAAAAATATCATATAAATTAAATGACAAAAAAGCTTTGGTTATTATGAATTCAGTATTTAATACAGATCATAATATACTTTGTAAATTTAAAAATATGACTGGAATGGATATTGTAATTCAGAATCCGGGACAAAATTCTAAAGTACAGGTGGAATTTTTAGAAACCTCACAAAATATTAATGTGATGGAACAAAATCAGGCATTAAATTATATAGATGAAACTTTTAAAAAAGAGGAATTTAAACCATATAAGAAAAGTATAAAGAATTTACAAGGTAATAATTATATAGAACTCAGTTTTATATCACCTGAAGTCGGGAAAAGATATATTGAAAAACTTAAATGTATATCGCAAAAGACTGGCTGGAATATAAGCTTATCAAAATCTGTAAACCAAAATGAAATAATTAAATTGGCACTTAGATTTTGTGATACCGAGAAGATAAAATTAAAGAAAAATCCTTCTTATAATCCATCGGAAATGACAATAGAAATTAAGCCGCTGAATGGAGAAGATAGGATAGAAAATTTTAGTTCAGAATTTGAATGCATGACAGGTTGTAAATTAGTAAAAGATATATAG
- a CDS encoding alpha/beta hydrolase: MLIDDKIEIINDIREKDKLKKSVSKQVLNKYPLGGKREEYIYTRYGKSHVYFYYPLNSKGIYPVFVNLHGGGFVKNHSDMDELFCRKIVNNVGCVVADIDYKTAPEYVFPYALYECYDDIKWIHQNSSKFNIYSDKIAVGGHSAGANISAGITLLANELKEFTLCCQVLDYPVLDLYTDPLAKKGEAKALSAEKEKFYTDMYIKSCDKKNPFASPVFYPEYKLKGMPLSVILTAEFDNFGAETKKYASMLVKNGNEVMMKCFLGSSHGFTIDCREDFKGAQEMIFKALKLSFYD; encoded by the coding sequence GTGTTAATAGATGATAAAATTGAAATAATAAATGATATAAGGGAAAAAGATAAGTTGAAGAAATCTGTTAGTAAACAGGTTTTGAATAAATATCCTTTAGGAGGTAAAAGAGAAGAATACATATATACTAGATATGGTAAAAGCCATGTATATTTTTATTATCCACTTAATAGTAAAGGTATTTATCCTGTTTTTGTGAATCTACATGGTGGCGGATTTGTGAAAAATCATTCTGATATGGATGAACTTTTTTGTAGAAAGATTGTAAATAATGTTGGATGTGTTGTTGCTGATATTGATTATAAAACCGCTCCTGAATATGTATTTCCATATGCATTGTATGAATGCTATGATGATATAAAATGGATACATCAGAATTCCTCAAAATTTAATATATATAGTGATAAAATAGCAGTAGGAGGTCATAGTGCAGGCGCAAATATATCAGCGGGAATTACTCTTTTAGCTAATGAATTAAAGGAATTTACACTTTGCTGTCAGGTACTTGATTATCCGGTTCTGGATTTGTATACAGATCCTTTAGCTAAAAAAGGTGAAGCGAAAGCACTTTCAGCTGAAAAAGAAAAATTTTACACTGATATGTATATAAAATCTTGCGATAAAAAGAATCCGTTTGCGTCACCCGTTTTTTATCCTGAGTATAAATTAAAGGGGATGCCTCTTTCGGTTATATTGACAGCTGAGTTTGACAATTTTGGTGCTGAAACTAAAAAGTATGCATCTATGCTTGTAAAAAATGGGAATGAAGTTATGATGAAATGTTTTTTAGGTTCCTCACATGGTTTTACTATAGATTGTAGAGAAGACTTTAAAGGAGCACAAGAGATGATTTTCAAAGCATTAAAACTTTCATTTTATGATTAA
- a CDS encoding MFS transporter, giving the protein MDLKRKKIVIAIMVAMFLGAVEGTIVTTAVPTIVKDLDGFSLISWVFSAYLFTSAISTPIYGKLSDLYGRKDMLCIGIVIFLIGSSLCGISVNMYELIVFRAIQGIGSGAIFTVTYTIVGDIFEISERAKVQGWLSSVWGVSSLIGPFLGGFLIDTLSWHWIFFINVPFGILSIVLLRKNFKEEHINKVSNINMDFCGIVVMSFAIISLLYGVLYGQKYSFKSVPVFITFLCTIILLFIFYFVEKYAKQPIMPFKIFTKTNTVDNIMSFMASGCLIGIDVYMPIYLQNVLGFNATISGLSMAPMSVAWLIGAFVLANAITKYGEGNVIRISSFILLISAAFLPTLEINSSIMKVIIYVSIMGFAFGGVFSILTMIIQESVDYNNRGSAVACNSLLRTLGQTIGVSVLGSIFNISVMKHLYNFKIFNVNIDNLYDSMSLKSAAYVNNIKSSVNSGVHSIFIVLVMLSLLCFFLSFMIPNNLKDKN; this is encoded by the coding sequence TTGGATTTGAAAAGAAAAAAGATAGTTATAGCGATAATGGTTGCGATGTTTTTAGGAGCTGTTGAAGGCACAATTGTAACAACGGCAGTACCAACTATAGTTAAAGATTTAGATGGGTTTAGTCTTATAAGCTGGGTGTTTTCAGCTTATTTATTTACATCTGCTATATCAACACCTATATATGGGAAATTATCAGATTTATATGGAAGAAAAGACATGCTGTGTATTGGTATTGTAATTTTTTTAATTGGAAGTTCACTTTGTGGTATATCCGTAAATATGTATGAACTTATAGTTTTTCGTGCAATTCAGGGTATAGGATCAGGTGCGATATTTACAGTTACATATACTATTGTTGGAGATATATTTGAAATTTCCGAGAGGGCCAAAGTACAGGGATGGCTTAGCAGCGTTTGGGGAGTTTCAAGTTTAATTGGACCATTTTTAGGAGGTTTCTTGATAGATACTCTTTCATGGCACTGGATATTCTTTATAAATGTTCCGTTTGGAATACTGTCCATAGTGCTGCTGAGAAAAAATTTTAAGGAGGAGCATATAAACAAAGTTTCAAATATAAATATGGATTTTTGTGGAATTGTAGTTATGTCTTTTGCAATTATAAGTCTTTTATATGGCGTATTGTATGGACAAAAATATAGTTTTAAATCTGTACCAGTTTTTATAACGTTCTTATGCACAATTATACTGCTATTTATATTCTACTTTGTGGAAAAATATGCAAAGCAGCCGATTATGCCTTTCAAGATATTTACGAAGACAAATACAGTTGATAATATTATGAGCTTTATGGCATCTGGTTGTCTAATAGGTATAGATGTTTACATGCCAATATACCTCCAAAATGTCCTTGGATTTAATGCGACTATATCAGGACTTTCAATGGCACCTATGTCGGTTGCTTGGCTCATTGGTGCATTTGTTTTGGCAAATGCAATAACGAAATATGGTGAGGGAAATGTTATTAGGATATCTTCTTTTATATTATTAATAAGTGCTGCTTTTTTGCCGACACTTGAGATCAATTCTTCAATTATGAAAGTTATAATTTATGTTTCGATTATGGGATTTGCGTTTGGAGGAGTTTTTTCAATTTTGACTATGATAATACAGGAGTCAGTTGATTACAATAATAGAGGTTCTGCGGTCGCATGTAATTCATTACTTAGAACTTTAGGGCAGACTATAGGGGTAAGTGTTCTTGGAAGTATATTCAATATAAGTGTAATGAAACACCTTTACAACTTTAAAATTTTTAATGTAAATATAGATAATTTATATGACTCAATGAGTTTAAAAAGTGCAGCATATGTAAATAATATAAAATCATCTGTAAATTCAGGAGTGCACTCGATATTTATAGTATTAGTTATGTTAAGTCTTTTGTGCTTTTTTCTTTCATTTATGATTCCTAATAATTTAAAAGATAAAAATTGA
- a CDS encoding DUF4317 family protein: MNKKDLADIRKEFKINSYMLKIKQIYSVYLKKDNAQIIIKEKLDFNVESDEVKELYLNNFKKVLTGSIDSRIFELPFKSKNTVENLEKNDNLIDSQQILYNTLKSDGDISELVDQFVDKIGKNFNYDNDIVINFVRAEYYKADKKENNDSDLPEDPEEYVQAIDFILCSINKVDVPKKVLKFDYSEMKFKSNSILDLTINLNSPLDGFMFPSFCSEYVDVNKLLYYSSKSSQVNANFVENILECDTKPSASEEKESFNAIIETALGTAKPNVIQNMYESIYEKLDLEDDEDVDELTFDMKDVSQVLGENGVENTEVVKNAFEEVCGGNYNFKVKNVIPDFEKKSIKIENDAISIAIPPDMLSNIKQIRNKEGKKCLLIELSDDILINGIKLQTEKE, encoded by the coding sequence ATGAACAAAAAAGATTTAGCAGATATAAGGAAAGAGTTTAAAATTAATAGTTATATGCTAAAAATAAAGCAAATATATAGTGTGTATTTAAAAAAGGATAATGCACAGATAATAATAAAAGAAAAACTGGATTTTAATGTAGAGAGCGATGAAGTAAAGGAACTCTATTTAAATAACTTTAAAAAGGTTTTAACGGGATCAATAGACTCCAGGATATTTGAATTACCTTTTAAGAGCAAAAATACAGTAGAAAATCTTGAGAAAAATGATAATTTGATTGACAGTCAACAAATACTATATAATACATTAAAATCAGATGGGGATATAAGTGAACTTGTAGATCAGTTTGTAGATAAAATAGGTAAAAACTTTAACTATGATAATGATATAGTAATAAACTTTGTAAGAGCCGAATATTACAAGGCAGATAAAAAGGAGAATAATGATAGTGATTTACCGGAGGATCCAGAAGAGTATGTACAAGCTATAGATTTTATCTTATGTAGTATAAATAAAGTAGATGTACCTAAAAAAGTATTAAAGTTTGATTATTCAGAGATGAAGTTCAAATCAAATTCTATTCTTGATTTAACTATAAATTTAAATTCACCATTGGATGGATTTATGTTTCCAAGTTTTTGTTCTGAATATGTAGATGTGAATAAACTATTGTATTATTCATCAAAATCTTCTCAAGTGAATGCAAATTTTGTTGAAAATATTCTTGAATGTGATACTAAACCCTCGGCATCTGAGGAAAAGGAAAGTTTTAATGCTATAATAGAAACTGCACTTGGAACTGCTAAACCAAATGTTATACAAAATATGTATGAAAGTATATATGAAAAACTTGATTTAGAAGATGATGAAGATGTTGATGAATTAACTTTTGATATGAAGGATGTATCTCAGGTACTTGGAGAAAATGGAGTTGAAAATACTGAAGTTGTAAAAAATGCATTTGAAGAAGTATGTGGAGGAAATTACAACTTTAAAGTAAAAAATGTTATTCCAGACTTCGAAAAAAAATCAATTAAAATAGAAAATGATGCCATAAGTATAGCAATACCTCCTGACATGTTGAGTAATATTAAACAAATAAGAAACAAAGAAGGAAAAAAGTGTCTTTTAATAGAATTAAGTGACGATATTTTAATAAATGGGATAAAATTACAGACAGAGAAAGAATAA
- a CDS encoding folate family ECF transporter S component — protein sequence MKNKLNTKSLVMTALFIAISLCVRTISINIIAAGTLTMRISFAAIFYVLPGFLFGPIYGAIAGGIVDVLGYIITPMGPYIPLMTITNIIAGAVPALIFKNIKDINLKSIKKYYTVFFVLILLVGMINFLSIKLMPFSILSKQLFKFGNKAQYFGIGFIMISFIGLFILMMTVIIGRRLGKTCNFINRRYFKFAISIGVSGLIVSTLNTFILLIFTPSLMANGFLVLWIPRIVQTIFLTFINSYIISILVYYYETFEKRLIEDI from the coding sequence ATGAAAAATAAACTAAATACGAAATCTCTTGTTATGACAGCATTGTTTATAGCAATTTCACTTTGCGTAAGAACTATCTCGATCAATATAATTGCTGCGGGAACTCTCACGATGAGAATAAGCTTTGCAGCAATATTTTATGTTCTTCCTGGCTTTTTATTTGGACCAATATATGGAGCGATTGCAGGTGGCATTGTGGATGTACTTGGGTATATAATTACACCGATGGGTCCATATATACCGCTTATGACAATTACAAATATAATTGCAGGAGCTGTTCCAGCACTTATTTTTAAAAATATAAAAGATATAAACTTAAAAAGTATAAAAAAATATTATACAGTATTTTTTGTATTGATATTGTTAGTGGGAATGATAAATTTTCTTTCTATAAAATTGATGCCTTTTAGTATATTATCCAAACAGCTTTTTAAATTTGGAAATAAGGCACAATATTTTGGAATAGGTTTTATAATGATATCTTTTATAGGCCTTTTTATTTTGATGATGACTGTAATAATAGGAAGAAGATTAGGGAAAACATGTAATTTTATAAATAGAAGATATTTTAAATTTGCAATTTCAATTGGAGTTTCTGGATTAATAGTATCCACATTAAATACATTTATATTATTAATATTTACGCCATCGTTAATGGCAAATGGATTTTTAGTCCTTTGGATTCCTAGAATAGTTCAAACGATTTTTCTTACTTTTATAAATTCCTATATAATAAGTATACTTGTGTATTATTATGAAACATTCGAGAAAAGATTAATTGAAGATATTTAA
- a CDS encoding YibE/F family protein, protein MSVTLILFIILFILMMIIGGGRGIKSFFTLFTNFFTLFFMLIIICNKVDPIKVTIVGAIIITYITLISANGLNQKTIASLLSVTLVVIITMILVYKMAYNAKIQGFGNEQMESISTLSLYVQLNFAQISICEILIGLLGAIIDVSISISSSMYEIYKSNVLKTKYELLKSGMNIGKDILGTMTNTLLFAYIGGFMTLIIYFKELHYSIGDILNAKVFCSEVFQIFSGGIGIILIIPVTTVVTFMILYFEKRIHFKSTAVNNDISQ, encoded by the coding sequence ATGAGTGTTACCCTAATTTTATTTATTATATTATTTATTCTTATGATGATAATTGGAGGAGGAAGGGGAATTAAATCTTTTTTTACACTATTTACAAATTTTTTTACACTGTTTTTTATGCTTATAATCATATGTAATAAAGTGGACCCAATAAAGGTTACAATAGTCGGAGCTATAATAATAACATATATAACACTAATTTCTGCAAATGGATTAAATCAGAAAACAATTGCATCTCTCTTATCAGTTACTCTAGTTGTAATAATAACTATGATATTAGTATATAAGATGGCTTATAATGCAAAAATACAAGGGTTTGGTAATGAACAGATGGAGTCAATTTCCACTTTATCGCTTTATGTTCAATTGAATTTTGCACAAATATCAATATGTGAGATTTTAATTGGTCTTTTGGGAGCTATTATAGATGTATCAATATCAATATCATCCTCTATGTATGAAATATATAAATCGAATGTATTAAAAACTAAATATGAATTATTAAAGTCCGGGATGAATATAGGTAAAGATATATTAGGTACAATGACAAATACATTACTTTTTGCGTATATAGGTGGATTTATGACACTTATAATATATTTTAAAGAGCTGCATTATTCTATTGGAGATATATTGAATGCTAAAGTGTTTTGTTCTGAAGTATTTCAGATATTCAGTGGTGGAATTGGAATAATTTTAATAATACCTGTAACTACGGTCGTTACATTTATGATATTATATTTTGAAAAAAGAATACATTTTAAATCAACTGCAGTAAATAATGATATATCTCAGTAA